A single window of Archangium gephyra DNA harbors:
- a CDS encoding CHAT domain-containing tetratricopeptide repeat protein: MRQVFGWATVVLLCCAAGASAGEEQRDARLLEAQAAVDEATKLKAAGGYSEALLRAEHALALREAALGGTHPDVASCLTLVGELYQRRWELTRAEPLLQRALAIREAALGPQHPGIVQALNALAFLSMSRGSYGQAEALYQRALSIQEAAFGDTHPHVAQALSALAFLYQEQGLYGRAEPLYQRALALQEAALGEHHPDVAQTLGTFASLYLYQGLYDRAESLLQRALTLQEAALGEHRPDVARVLSALAFLYTQQGLYGRAEPLLQRAFALQEAALGHDHPLLASSLIKLARLHADQGLYDRAEPLLHRALALQEAALGPQHPDVASSLHSLARIYQAQGLYGRAEPLFQRALDMMESAHGKGYPDVAIPLNSLARLYVDQGLYDRAEPLLQRALALQEAFPSHNYPDIALTLGALAELYLEQGAYSRAEPLFQRALAILEEAHGGNHPWVAQTLHHLARIRLARHRLAEALPLFTRSFAISEQRLRQEALGFSESRLSSFLLFLRTDEQALYALLRAHPGDTRVRRLALAAVLLRKGRSVEETASISRTLYRNLGAEDRDTFERLRSLRTRQATLSLAGPGSPTPAKHPQRLETLATEGDALEADLARRSAPLRALTALPSPAEVVDRVAAALPQDGALVELIAYQDSPLVPQPGTSRVKRPGQLRYLALVLFPEASTHVVDLGPAAPIDLAATRLREALARRDARVQSSAHALYRLAFQPLLPVLGKTRRLLLSPDGQLGLVSFAALHDGRRFLLDSFDISYVTSGRELLPRPQETLPSSSVFVLADPDFAASPRTAPSPSGSLGPFFSTPRAKLAMGSWVPLPGTRQEAEGIQHLLPQARLFLGAEATKERLLSLPTPGILHLATHGFFLGDGPLPTPGSRAVGHFGALGDNPQAPGPQEPLLRSGLALAGAGAPVPDASTPSGHPPEAALVTALELAGLDLWGTQLVVLSACDTGRGAVQPGQGVHGLRRALVVAGAETVVMSLWTVDDDSTRLLMERYYRNLLAGQGRAAALHEAMRALRKSRPHPHDWAPFIALGSAAPLRAITPTPPRTPEQ; this comes from the coding sequence ATGCGTCAGGTATTTGGATGGGCGACGGTGGTGCTCCTCTGCTGTGCGGCGGGAGCGAGCGCTGGTGAGGAACAGCGGGATGCCCGGCTGCTGGAGGCCCAGGCCGCAGTCGACGAGGCCACGAAGCTCAAAGCCGCGGGCGGATATTCCGAGGCCCTCCTACGAGCCGAGCATGCGCTCGCGTTGAGGGAGGCCGCGCTCGGGGGCACGCATCCTGACGTCGCGAGCTGTCTGACCCTAGTGGGGGAGCTCTATCAGCGGCGCTGGGAGCTGACCCGGGCCGAGCCGCTGCTTCAACGCGCGCTCGCCATCCGGGAAGCAGCCCTCGGCCCCCAACACCCCGGCATCGTCCAGGCGCTCAACGCCCTCGCCTTCCTCTCCATGTCCCGGGGCTCGTACGGCCAGGCAGAGGCCCTCTACCAGCGCGCCCTCTCCATCCAGGAGGCGGCCTTCGGAGACACGCACCCGCACGTCGCCCAGGCGCTCAGCGCCCTCGCTTTTCTCTACCAGGAGCAGGGGTTGTACGGCCGGGCCGAGCCCCTCTACCAGCGCGCGCTCGCCCTCCAGGAGGCGGCCCTCGGCGAACACCACCCCGATGTCGCTCAAACGCTCGGCACCTTCGCCTCGCTCTACCTGTACCAGGGGTTGTACGACCGGGCCGAGTCACTGCTTCAACGCGCGCTCACCCTCCAGGAGGCGGCCCTCGGCGAACACCGCCCCGATGTCGCCCGGGTGCTCAGCGCCCTCGCCTTCCTCTATACACAGCAGGGGTTGTACGGCCGGGCCGAGCCCCTCCTCCAACGCGCGTTCGCCCTCCAGGAGGCGGCCCTCGGCCACGACCATCCCCTCCTCGCCTCTTCGCTCATCAAACTCGCCCGCCTCCACGCGGATCAGGGGTTGTACGACCGGGCCGAGCCCCTGCTTCACCGCGCGCTCGCCCTCCAGGAGGCGGCCCTCGGCCCCCAACACCCCGACGTCGCCTCCTCGCTCCACAGCCTCGCCCGCATCTACCAGGCGCAGGGGTTGTACGGCCGGGCCGAGCCCCTCTTCCAACGCGCGCTCGACATGATGGAGAGCGCCCACGGCAAGGGTTATCCCGACGTCGCCATCCCGCTCAACAGCCTCGCCCGCCTCTACGTGGACCAGGGGTTGTATGACCGGGCCGAGCCCCTGCTTCAACGCGCGCTCGCCCTCCAGGAGGCCTTTCCCAGCCACAACTACCCCGACATCGCCCTGACGCTCGGTGCCCTCGCCGAGCTCTACCTGGAGCAAGGCGCGTACAGCCGGGCCGAGCCCCTCTTCCAGCGCGCCCTCGCCATCCTGGAGGAGGCCCATGGCGGCAACCACCCCTGGGTCGCCCAGACGCTCCACCACCTCGCCCGGATCCGCCTGGCCCGGCATCGCCTCGCCGAGGCCCTGCCGCTCTTCACCCGCTCCTTCGCCATCTCCGAGCAGCGCCTGCGCCAGGAGGCACTCGGCTTCTCCGAATCGCGCCTCTCCAGCTTCCTCCTGTTCCTGCGCACGGATGAGCAGGCCCTCTACGCCCTGTTGCGCGCACACCCGGGTGACACCCGGGTGCGGCGGCTGGCCCTCGCCGCCGTGCTCCTGCGCAAGGGCCGCTCCGTCGAGGAGACGGCCAGCATCTCCCGCACCCTCTACCGGAACCTGGGCGCCGAGGATCGCGACACCTTCGAGCGGCTGCGGAGCCTGCGCACCCGGCAGGCCACGCTCTCACTGGCGGGCCCCGGCTCGCCCACCCCGGCGAAGCACCCCCAGAGGCTCGAGACGCTGGCCACCGAGGGCGATGCCCTCGAAGCGGACCTCGCCAGACGCTCCGCCCCCCTGCGCGCGCTCACCGCCCTGCCCTCCCCCGCCGAGGTCGTCGACCGGGTCGCCGCCGCCCTCCCCCAGGACGGCGCCCTCGTCGAGCTCATCGCCTACCAGGACAGCCCCCTCGTCCCCCAACCCGGTACGTCACGCGTGAAGCGTCCTGGCCAGCTCCGCTACCTCGCGCTGGTGCTCTTCCCCGAGGCCTCCACCCACGTCGTGGACCTGGGCCCCGCCGCGCCCATCGACCTCGCCGCCACGCGCCTGCGCGAGGCACTCGCCCGCCGTGACGCGCGAGTGCAGAGCTCCGCCCACGCCCTCTACCGGCTCGCCTTCCAGCCCCTGCTGCCCGTGCTGGGAAAAACCCGCCGCCTCCTCTTGTCTCCCGATGGGCAGCTGGGCCTCGTCTCCTTCGCCGCGCTCCACGACGGCCGCCGCTTCCTCCTCGACTCCTTCGACATCAGCTATGTCACCTCCGGACGGGAGCTGCTGCCGCGTCCCCAGGAGACGCTCCCCTCCTCCTCCGTCTTCGTCCTCGCCGACCCGGACTTCGCGGCCTCACCGCGAACCGCTCCCTCACCCTCCGGCTCCCTCGGGCCCTTCTTCTCCACCCCGCGCGCGAAGCTCGCCATGGGCTCGTGGGTGCCACTGCCGGGCACGCGCCAGGAGGCGGAGGGCATTCAGCACCTGCTGCCCCAGGCCCGGCTCTTCCTCGGCGCCGAGGCCACCAAGGAGCGGCTGCTCTCCCTGCCCACCCCGGGCATCCTCCACCTGGCCACCCACGGCTTCTTCCTGGGAGACGGCCCGCTCCCCACTCCGGGCTCGCGCGCCGTGGGCCACTTCGGGGCGCTCGGCGACAACCCCCAGGCACCAGGCCCCCAGGAGCCGCTGCTGCGCTCCGGCCTCGCGCTCGCGGGAGCCGGCGCCCCGGTGCCTGACGCCTCCACGCCTTCCGGGCACCCACCCGAAGCCGCCCTCGTCACGGCGCTGGAGCTGGCCGGGCTCGACCTGTGGGGCACCCAGCTCGTCGTCCTCTCCGCCTGTGACACCGGGCGCGGTGCTGTCCAACCGGGCCAGGGCGTCCATGGCCTGCGCCGCGCCCTCGTGGTGGCCGGAGCCGAGACCGTGGTCATGAGCCTGTGGACGGTCGACGACGACTCCACCCGGCTCCTCATGGAGCGCTATTACCGCAACCTCCTGGCTGGCCAGGGCCGCGCCGCCGCCCTGCACGAGGCCATGCGCGCGCTGCGCAAGTCCCGGCCCCATCCCCACGACTGGGCCCCCTTCATCGCCCTAGGAAGCGCCGCCCCCCTGCGCGCCATCACGCCCACCCCGCCGCGGACGCCGGAGCAATAG
- a CDS encoding Coq4 family protein yields the protein MMNAEDRAQVLDEPFRAPPAQPPLDPKLVLPENASLFTRLRVATRLLKVIPGNEGNPDYGQTLNICLDLNVYATLVQRLQRSEDGRRMLTERPSLEAKDLDLAALERLPEGTLGHAYARYYRDNTISPFETTLKIKNDIDYIGKRYRETHDVLHLLTGYGTDVVGEMELQAYVLGNLGIHTAKLIVAFGTLGQLKQPRSGVARSEYLRRVWAAYHRGRASRLFLDFWFEEHWEAPVSELRARLCAPVEPLH from the coding sequence ATGATGAATGCCGAAGACCGCGCGCAGGTCCTGGATGAGCCGTTCCGCGCTCCCCCCGCGCAGCCGCCGCTCGATCCCAAACTGGTCCTGCCCGAGAACGCCTCGCTGTTCACCCGCTTGCGCGTGGCGACCCGGCTCCTGAAGGTGATCCCGGGCAACGAGGGCAATCCCGACTATGGGCAGACGCTCAACATCTGCCTGGACCTCAACGTCTATGCCACGCTCGTGCAGCGGCTCCAGCGCAGCGAGGACGGGCGCCGCATGCTGACCGAGCGCCCTTCCCTGGAAGCGAAGGATCTGGATCTGGCCGCGCTCGAGCGCCTGCCGGAGGGCACGCTCGGCCATGCGTACGCGCGCTACTACCGCGACAACACGATCTCGCCCTTCGAGACGACGCTGAAGATCAAGAACGACATCGACTACATCGGCAAGCGCTACCGCGAGACGCACGACGTGTTGCACCTGCTGACGGGCTACGGCACGGACGTGGTGGGCGAGATGGAGTTGCAGGCGTACGTCCTGGGAAATCTGGGGATCCACACCGCGAAGCTCATCGTGGCGTTCGGCACGTTGGGACAACTCAAGCAGCCGCGGTCCGGCGTCGCGCGCTCCGAGTACCTGCGGCGGGTGTGGGCCGCGTACCACCGGGGCCGTGCGTCCAGGCTGTTCCTCGACTTCTGGTTCGAGGAGCATTGGGAGGCGCCCGTGAGCGAGCTGCGCGCGCGGCTGTGCGCCCCCGTGGAGCCACTGCATTGA
- a CDS encoding TetR/AcrR family transcriptional regulator, with the protein MSSGKSDRSSETRELLLVTAERLFAEHGVEAVSNRQVSEAAGQSNNFAVGYHFGTKEDLVLAIVRRHYESIERRRIEMLAEIKGSPDLRDWMSCLVRPNVEHLASLGSPSWYARFIAQIMTHPSLRKLVSNEAASSRSMQETIEGVFRLLPRVPEDVRLERGDMSRLLIVHMCAERERALHAGTATPRSTWESTAAGLVDALVGLWLAPVTARR; encoded by the coding sequence TTGAGCTCGGGCAAGTCCGACCGGAGCAGCGAGACGCGCGAGCTGCTCCTCGTCACCGCGGAGCGGTTGTTCGCGGAGCACGGGGTGGAGGCGGTCTCCAACCGCCAGGTGAGCGAGGCGGCGGGCCAGTCGAACAACTTCGCGGTGGGCTATCACTTCGGCACCAAGGAGGACCTCGTGCTGGCCATCGTGCGCCGGCACTACGAGTCGATCGAGCGGCGGCGGATCGAGATGCTCGCGGAGATCAAGGGCTCGCCGGATCTGCGAGACTGGATGTCCTGCCTGGTGCGGCCCAACGTCGAGCACCTCGCCTCGCTGGGCAGCCCCTCCTGGTACGCGCGGTTCATCGCTCAGATCATGACCCATCCCTCCTTGCGGAAGCTCGTGAGCAACGAGGCGGCCTCCTCGCGCTCGATGCAGGAGACCATCGAGGGGGTGTTCCGGCTGCTCCCGCGTGTCCCCGAGGACGTGAGGCTGGAGCGTGGCGACATGAGCCGGTTGTTGATCGTTCACATGTGCGCCGAGCGGGAACGCGCGCTGCACGCGGGCACCGCGACGCCCCGCTCGACGTGGGAGTCCACCGCGGCCGGGCTGGTCGACGCGCTCGTCGGATTGTGGCTGGCCCCCGTCACCGCCCGCCGGTGA
- a CDS encoding NAD(P)/FAD-dependent oxidoreductase: MEERIVIVGAGQAGGELASGLRKQGYKGRVLLLGDEAHPPYQRPPLSKGFLQGKVALSDLYLKPLATYERFEIELKTGTRVEAIHRSTREVALGDGSRLGYDKLVLATGGRARPLSLPGLEGARLENLFSLRSISDVEAMRGRFVPGNTLVIIGGGYVGLEVAAVAVQLGLRVTLLEAAPRLLSRVTGPEVSSFIEKLHRERGVEFRLSCEVRGLELDEARRQVRGVSLACDGVPERLEADLVLVGIGLVPNTELASAAGLSVDNGIVVDEYACTADPDILAIGDCANQPSAYTGGRIRLESVPNAIEHARVAVATLMGKREPSAAIPWFWSDQYGLKLQMVGLSTGYQQCVTRGPAEGKEFSAFYLKDRRVIAADVIGRPAEFMAAKRLVSSRVEVDASRLGDVAVPLNSLAA; the protein is encoded by the coding sequence ATGGAAGAGCGCATCGTCATCGTGGGCGCCGGCCAGGCCGGTGGTGAGCTGGCCTCCGGCTTGCGGAAGCAGGGCTACAAGGGGCGCGTCCTCCTGCTGGGAGACGAGGCGCATCCGCCCTACCAGCGGCCTCCGCTTTCGAAGGGATTCCTGCAGGGAAAGGTGGCGCTGAGCGACCTCTACCTCAAGCCGCTGGCGACCTATGAGCGCTTCGAGATCGAGCTGAAGACAGGCACGCGCGTCGAGGCCATTCACCGCTCCACGCGGGAAGTCGCACTCGGGGATGGGAGCCGGCTCGGCTACGACAAGCTCGTGCTGGCCACGGGAGGCCGGGCGCGTCCCTTGAGTCTTCCCGGGCTGGAGGGTGCCCGGCTCGAGAACCTGTTCTCCCTGCGCTCCATCTCCGACGTCGAGGCGATGCGCGGGCGGTTCGTCCCCGGCAACACGCTTGTCATCATCGGTGGCGGCTACGTGGGGCTCGAGGTCGCGGCCGTGGCCGTGCAGCTCGGGCTGCGGGTGACGCTGCTGGAGGCGGCGCCGCGCCTGCTCTCCCGGGTGACGGGACCGGAGGTGTCCTCGTTCATCGAGAAGCTCCACCGAGAGCGGGGCGTGGAGTTCCGGCTCTCCTGCGAGGTGCGGGGCCTGGAGCTCGACGAGGCGCGGCGCCAGGTGCGCGGGGTGAGCCTCGCGTGTGACGGCGTGCCGGAGCGGCTCGAGGCGGACCTGGTGCTGGTGGGAATCGGCCTCGTCCCCAACACGGAGCTGGCCTCCGCGGCGGGCCTGTCCGTGGACAATGGCATCGTCGTGGACGAGTACGCCTGTACGGCCGATCCGGACATCCTCGCCATCGGGGACTGCGCCAATCAGCCCAGCGCCTACACGGGCGGACGCATCCGGCTCGAGTCCGTGCCCAATGCCATCGAGCATGCACGCGTCGCGGTGGCCACCTTGATGGGCAAGCGGGAGCCCTCCGCCGCCATTCCCTGGTTCTGGTCGGACCAGTACGGCTTGAAGTTGCAGATGGTGGGGCTCTCCACCGGCTACCAGCAGTGCGTCACGCGGGGCCCCGCCGAGGGCAAGGAGTTCTCGGCCTTCTACCTCAAGGACAGACGGGTCATCGCCGCGGATGTGATTGGCCGGCCCGCGGAGTTCATGGCCGCGAAGCGGCTGGTGTCGAGCCGCGTGGAGGTGGACGCCTCCCGCCTGGGCGACGTGGCCGTCCCGCTCAACAGCCTCGCCGCCTGA
- a CDS encoding 2Fe-2S iron-sulfur cluster-binding protein produces the protein MAKITFIEADGKEHQVEAQEGQSVMQAAMDNLVPGIVAECGGFASCATCHGYVEEAWLTKVPAPDAAEEGMISCAYHVRPNSRLTCQIKVSPALDGLVVRLPASQTSE, from the coding sequence ATGGCGAAGATCACTTTCATCGAGGCGGATGGGAAGGAGCACCAGGTCGAGGCGCAGGAGGGCCAGTCCGTCATGCAGGCGGCGATGGACAACCTCGTGCCGGGAATCGTCGCCGAGTGCGGCGGCTTCGCCAGCTGCGCGACCTGCCACGGCTATGTCGAGGAGGCCTGGCTGACGAAGGTTCCCGCTCCCGATGCGGCGGAGGAGGGGATGATCTCGTGCGCCTACCACGTGCGGCCCAACAGCCGGCTGACCTGTCAGATCAAGGTGTCGCCCGCGCTGGATGGGCTGGTGGTCCGTCTTCCCGCCTCGCAGACGAGCGAGTGA
- a CDS encoding cytochrome P450 translates to MSPFSGQKLDKLPAHVPPELVYEYDNARDPRMLEDPHARMRSLILEAPPIFFSPCNGGMWFVTRKKAIVDITMNPEVYSNSFFEAAAAHAGEHAGERQDAQPGFRMLPISEDPPRHTAYRAPLNQPLAAKTVSGLETAIRTMTNELIDKVLAAGRCDFFSEIAEPLPVTLFMKLAGMPTDRLAEFRDLATQATSATVDAATRAVTFKRIAGILAEVIKARQEKREDDLISKLLDANIHGRNPTFEEMLGYSVTLFLGGLETVVNALSFGVRHVARDQELQAKLRADPSLIPGAIEELLRLYGIASTPRRVMRDEVCHGVQFKKDDMVLLLLPAANYDDAAFPNPEQFILGRKEQHQTFNTGPHRCVGLHLARLEMKVFYEEWLKRVPPFRLDPQAPPRFMGGFNLAVTSLPLVWG, encoded by the coding sequence ATGAGCCCATTCAGCGGACAGAAGTTGGACAAGCTTCCCGCGCACGTCCCGCCGGAGCTGGTCTACGAGTACGACAATGCCAGGGATCCGCGGATGCTGGAGGACCCGCACGCCCGGATGCGTTCCCTCATCCTCGAGGCTCCGCCCATCTTCTTCTCCCCGTGTAATGGGGGCATGTGGTTCGTGACCCGGAAGAAGGCCATCGTGGACATCACGATGAACCCGGAGGTCTATAGCAACAGCTTCTTCGAGGCCGCGGCGGCACATGCGGGGGAGCACGCGGGGGAGCGTCAAGACGCGCAGCCGGGTTTCAGGATGCTGCCCATCTCGGAGGATCCGCCGCGGCACACGGCGTACCGGGCGCCGCTCAACCAGCCGCTGGCGGCCAAGACCGTTTCCGGACTCGAGACGGCGATCCGGACCATGACGAACGAGCTCATCGACAAGGTGCTCGCCGCGGGGCGCTGCGACTTCTTCTCGGAGATCGCCGAGCCGCTGCCCGTCACGTTGTTCATGAAGCTGGCCGGCATGCCGACCGATCGCCTGGCGGAGTTCCGTGACCTGGCTACACAGGCGACGTCCGCCACGGTGGATGCCGCCACCCGCGCGGTGACCTTCAAGCGCATCGCGGGGATCCTGGCGGAGGTCATCAAGGCCCGGCAGGAGAAGCGCGAGGATGATCTGATCAGCAAGCTGCTCGACGCGAACATCCACGGCCGCAACCCCACGTTCGAGGAGATGTTGGGCTACAGCGTCACCCTGTTCCTCGGGGGGCTGGAGACCGTGGTGAACGCCTTGAGCTTTGGCGTCCGGCACGTGGCGCGAGATCAGGAGTTGCAGGCGAAGCTCCGGGCCGATCCCAGCCTCATTCCCGGAGCCATCGAGGAGCTGTTGCGGCTCTATGGCATCGCGTCCACGCCCCGGCGGGTGATGCGCGACGAGGTCTGCCATGGCGTCCAGTTCAAGAAGGACGACATGGTGTTGCTGCTCCTGCCCGCGGCCAATTACGATGACGCGGCCTTCCCCAACCCCGAGCAGTTCATCCTGGGCCGGAAGGAGCAGCACCAGACGTTCAACACGGGGCCGCACCGGTGCGTCGGGCTGCATCTGGCCCGACTGGAGATGAAGGTGTTCTACGAGGAGTGGTTGAAGCGCGTCCCGCCGTTCCGGTTGGATCCCCAGGCGCCGCCGCGGTTCATGGGTGGCTTCAACCTGGCGGTCACGAGCCTGCCGCTGGTCTGGGGCTAG